The following is a genomic window from Candidatus Poribacteria bacterium.
CTCAACAGGTATTTCACGCGCATTAAGGACGGATCATCTGAAATCTATAGGGTTAACGATGATGTCAGGTCGATGGTTCAATTCGCCCGATTGAATCTAATGAGCGGATGGCCGATGAAAGGGCCTTTTGATCTGATCTTCTGTCGTAACGTTATGATCTATTTCGATAACCCCACACGGGAGAGGTTAATCCACCGATTCTGGGAGTTACTGAAGCCGGGAGGATATCTCTTTGTAGGTCATTCGGAGAGCTTAGCCCCTTTAGAACATCGGTTTCAATACATTCAGCCGGCTATCTATAGAAAGTAATCTCACGAGGTGCTGATATTGAAAATCATCGTGGGAGTCGCGGATATGAAGATATCAGATAGGGAGGATGACGTGCTTATAACCTATGCGCTTGGAAGTTGTCTGGGAATCGCTATATATGATCCCGTGGCCCGCATAGGGGGACTGTTACATGTTATGCTGCCCCTCTCCACCATCGATTCGGCGAAAGCGGCTGAAAATCCGTTTATGTTCGTGGATACCGGTGTGCCGAGGCTGTTTATCGAATGCTACAAAGCCGGCGCCAGAAAGGAAAGGTTACAGGTCAAGGTGGCGGGAGGAGCTCACTCAAAAACTGAAGGGGAAGATTATTTCCAGATCGGTAGGAGAAATTTCATAATGCTGAGAAAACTGTTATGGAAAAACGGTATATTGTTGAGCTCCTATGACGTGGGAGGAAACCTATCTAGAACCATGGCCCTTGAAATAGGAACCGGTAGGGTCATAGTGAAAGCCAACGGTATATCAAAGATCCTATAGACGTTGAGGTGTGAACATGCCTCTTAACGTCCTCGTAGTGGATGACAGCTCGGTAATGAGATCTATCATCAGTAGG
Proteins encoded in this region:
- a CDS encoding chemotaxis protein CheD, translating into MKIIVGVADMKISDREDDVLITYALGSCLGIAIYDPVARIGGLLHVMLPLSTIDSAKAAENPFMFVDTGVPRLFIECYKAGARKERLQVKVAGGAHSKTEGEDYFQIGRRNFIMLRKLLWKNGILLSSYDVGGNLSRTMALEIGTGRVIVKANGISKIL